A region of Pyxidicoccus parkwaysis DNA encodes the following proteins:
- a CDS encoding YfiR family protein: MTPSNPDRPRLRHLASGWALLPLVILASGRAGADPLVDRQAVITLRALAYDNNLAKRAGGSLAVAVLYKEGHANSVDSSRKWTEALGKLGTLKVQGMSLQVVRLAYTDAAALKGAVAAQGLDALFVCEGLEAEVEALKTLSRAAKVLTITSSAALVEKGLSLGIVLSGDKNTILINAQASAEEGVSFGSDLLRLATMVKQP; this comes from the coding sequence ATGACTCCCTCGAATCCAGACCGTCCCCGCCTGCGCCATCTTGCTTCCGGCTGGGCCCTGCTCCCCCTGGTCATCCTGGCGAGCGGCCGCGCCGGAGCGGACCCCCTCGTGGACCGGCAGGCCGTCATCACGCTCCGGGCCCTTGCCTACGACAACAACCTCGCCAAGCGCGCGGGGGGCTCGCTGGCCGTGGCGGTGCTCTACAAGGAGGGCCACGCCAACTCCGTCGACAGCTCCAGGAAATGGACGGAGGCCTTGGGCAAGCTGGGGACGCTCAAGGTCCAGGGGATGTCTCTCCAGGTCGTGAGGCTGGCCTACACCGATGCGGCGGCGCTCAAGGGCGCCGTCGCGGCACAGGGGCTCGACGCGCTCTTCGTATGCGAAGGGCTCGAGGCCGAGGTCGAAGCGCTCAAGACCCTCAGCCGCGCGGCGAAGGTGCTCACCATCACGAGCTCCGCGGCCCTGGTCGAGAAGGGGCTCTCGCTGGGGATTGTCCTTTCTGGAGACAAGAACACCATCCTCATCAATGCGCAGGCCAGCGCCGAGGAGGGAGTCTCCTTCGGCAGCGACCTGCTCCGCCTGGCGACGATGGTGAAGCAGCCATGA